The following proteins come from a genomic window of Sardina pilchardus chromosome 13, fSarPil1.1, whole genome shotgun sequence:
- the LOC134099808 gene encoding uncharacterized protein LOC134099808, whose amino-acid sequence MHRSMDQERAQSFKRTVSASHRIVCRYLPTVQLQPLTLAQPVQDSYEKARRRLVKFCKGKGLESTRGQCAEKYYRRNMLNLGLHQPLHLQSQEDLQCRPQQAGSTQDSDVSDDGVVPQKMFENIKRAYQELKNKNKKISAENEDLKQRYKDLEMQNTKTTKERDGFRAAIEAINRNTARVLGGHPIAQSESQIMADAVCPGPPPCSDGKIHIGAGVERFRLLQRPGRGCVGI is encoded by the exons ATGCATCGGAGCATGGACCAAGAGcgagctcaatcttttaagagaACGGTGAGTGCGTCACATAGAATTGTATGCCGTTATCTTCCAACCGTACAACTTCAGCCACTTACGTTAGCCCAGCCAGTCCAAG ATTCCTATGAAAAGGCTCGAAGGAGGCTTGTGAAGTTCTGCAAAGGCAAAGGTTTGGAGTCGACACGAGGACAGTGTGCGGAAAAGT ACTATCGTCGAAATATGTTGAATTTGGGCCTACATCAGCCCCTCCATCTGCAGTCTCAGGAAGACCTCCAGTGCAGGCCTCAACAAGCAGGCTCCACACAG GATTCTGATGTATCAGATGATGGGGTTGTCCCCCAAAAGATGTTCGAGAACATCAAAAGGGCGTACCaggaattaaaaaacaaaaacaaaaaaatatccgCTGAAAATGAAGACCTCAAACAAAG ATACAAAGATTTGgaaatgcaaaacacaaaaacaacaaaagaaaggGATGGTTTCCGTGCAGCCATAGAGGCAATTAACAGGAACACTGCACGAGTGTTGGGAGGTCATCCTATAG CCCAATCAGAGTCGCAAATCATGGCTGATGCAGTCTGCCCAGGACCACCTCCCTGCTCTGATGGCAAG ATCCATATTGGGGCAGGGGTAGAACGATTCAGGCTTTTGCAAAGACCTGGCCGTGGCTGTGTGGGGATCTGA